The stretch of DNA TGCTAATTAAGCGTAAAGTCATTTCACAATAAAGAAATTATCATGATAAGAAAATTATGATTCATTAGTCGGAAAAGGGCCAtatatacccctctactatgGTTTATTGTTGAAATCCACCCTCCGTTATACTTTTTAGCCGTTCGTGCCCCTACCGTCtggtaaaattttaaatatgccCCTAGTTTGATGGACGGGACACGTGGAGAGCTTTGGGAGGATGACCcatgttttttaattttataccCGGTAAACGGGTTTGGCCCACTACCCGAATTAAAACCCACACCTAATTAAAATCCCACCCCGATTAATAACCCCACCACTCGTACACTCTCTCCATAGCTCAACCTCTATAGCTCCACCTCCATAGCTACTCCatagcttcttcttcatctcaaaAAATGCGACTGGTAAGCATAAAAAAGGTAATTTTGTTCACTAAATTCAATTTCTTTAACTGAGTTGAGCCCTCTTAAATTCTAATATTTAGGGCTAATATAAGTTTGTGAATCCATAACTCCACCTCCatagcttcttcttcatctcaaaAAGCGTGACTGGTAAGCATAAAAGAGTTTTTTGTTCACTAAATTCAATTTCTTTAACTTAGTTGAGCCCTCTTAAATTCTAATATTTAGGGTTAATGTCAGTTTGTGAATTTTAATGTCTTTCTTCAGTTTTAAGGATTTAGGAAATGTCGGAGGTTAGTGTTTCGTCTATAAAGACTTGCCATTGCGGGCTGGCTCCTCGACAATTCACTTCAAAAACTCCTGCAAATCTCGGAAGGAAATTTCATAAGTGTGCTAATCGTgatgtaagttttttttttttttttttttttttttttttttttttggtggataGATGTTGAAATGTATGTTTAAAcattaattaatttcatttattattggTAGAAATCATGCGGTTATTGGAAATGGGATGATGAAGATTTTCCCGATGGTGCGGTTATTGTAATTAACCAACTACGGTTAGAATTGAAAGCAGCAAAAGGATCGATCAATGTTTTGAATATGACGTTGGATCAAGTGAAGATCGAAAGGGATGGTTTGAAGGATAAAGTGGAAGCTTGGGAGGCCATGAAAAACTTTGAAGTTAATAAAGCTATGAAGTTGGAAGAGAAGgtgttgaagatgaagatgTGTATTATAATGTTATGTGTGTTAATTGTTGGATTTGCATTTGCGGTGATGACAAAATGAAGCTCATTATTGTGTTTGTATTTTAGTTTGAAGGTATATTAAGAATGTTTAGTGTGACTAAATTGAAGTTTAGTTTTGAATGTGTAATGTGCATCTTGGAGGTTAGTGTTTCGTCTATAAAGACTTGCCATTCAAGGGCTGGCTCCTCAACAATTCACTTCAAAAACTCCTGCAAATCTCGGAAGGAAATTTCATAAGTGTGCTAATCGTgatgtaagttttttttttttttttttttttttttttttttgtggatagATGTTGAAATGTATGTTTAAAcattaattaatttcatttattattggTAGAAATCATGCGGTTATTGGAAATGGGATGATGAAGATTTTCCCGATGGTGCGGTTATTGTAATTAACCAACTACGGTtagaattgaaaaagaaaaaggatcgatCAATGTTTTGAATATGACGTTGGATCAAGTGAAGATCGAAAGGGATGGTTTGAAGGATAAAGTGGAAGCTTGGGAGGCCATGAAAAACTTTGAAGTTAATAAAGCTATGAAGTTGGAAGAGAAGgtgttgaagatgaagatgTGTATTATAATGTTATGTGTGTTAATTGTTGGATTTGCATTTGCGGTGATGACAAAATGAAGCTCATTATTGTGTTTGTATTTTAGTTTGAAGGTATATTAAGAATGTTTAGTGTGACTAAATTGAAGTTTAGTTTTGAATGTGTAATGTGCATCTTGGAGGTTAGTGTTTCGTCTATAAAGACTTGCCATTGCGTAGTCGGCTCCTCAACAATTCACTTCAAAAACTCCTGCAAATCTCGGAAGGAAATTTCATAAGTGTGCTAATTGTgatgtaagttttttttttttttttttttttttttttttttttttttgtggatagATGTTGAAATGTATGTTTAAAcattaattaatttcatttattattggTAGAAATCATGCGGTTATTGGAAATGGGATGATGAAGATTTTCCCGATGGTGCGGTTATTGTAATTAACCAACTACGGTTAGAATTGAAAGCAGCAAAAGGATCGATCAATGTTTTGAATATGACGTTGGATCAAGTGAAGATCGAAAGGGATGGTTTGAAGGATAAAGTGGAAGCTTGGGAGGCCATGAAAAACTTTGAAGTTAATAAAGCTATGAAGTTGGAAGAGAAGGTGTTGAAGATTAAGATGTGTATTATAATGTTATGTGTGTTAATTGTTGGATTTGCATTTGCGGTGATGACAAAATGAAGCTCATTATTGTGTTTGTATTTTAGTTTGAAGGTATATTAAGAATGTTTAGTGTGACTAAATTGAAGTTTAGTTTTGAATGTGTAATGTGCATCTTGGATAGTGTTGAATGAAATTCATTGATCTTTAATGTCAAGTTACTTGTGCATATTAACTTGGGCTATATTGTTTTGCAATTCGTTTAACTAGATGAGCTTGTGTAGTTGTATATGGTTGTGTAGTTGTTGGAGTATATTGATGCATATTGTTGGAGTATATTAGTGCCAAACTGCCCAGAAATATAGTCCAAATTGCCCAGAATTTTGCGTGCAAACTAGACATTTTTTGCCCAGAAATTTGACTCTACAGCTAGACAGTTTTGAGAAGAGATTAGGCCACTTTGTGTACTAAAATGGATACTAAGATAGAATACATACAATAGTAATAATGCACAATAATTGATCAAAAACAAAGGCAATTTAACTACTAAAACACCTTCAATCAATTAAGCAAACCAAACCATACATCAATTTCTTAAATAGAAAAAGGCACAAGTAGACCTAATCTATGTCTATGATCTCCTTCTTCATATGAACAATGAAGGTTAGGTGATCCTCAACATCACAGACTTGAAAACGCAactcatttccttccttcaacCCTTTAGCATCGACAAAGTCTTTCCATCCTTTATTGAGGCGCGCTTTTGCGCCAAATTTGTATTTCATAAAGAATGCGCCATTGTCAAATATAACAACagcttctttttcatatttcgGAAGAACATC from Lycium ferocissimum isolate CSIRO_LF1 unplaced genomic scaffold, AGI_CSIRO_Lferr_CH_V1 ctg3342, whole genome shotgun sequence encodes:
- the LOC132044052 gene encoding uncharacterized protein LOC132044052, whose protein sequence is MPKVQDYTIAFFEKKLTKSYIENDDFILPTNILDVLPKYEKEAVVIFDNGAFFMKYKFGAKARLNKGWKDFVDAKGLKEGNELRFQVCDVEDHLTFIVHMKKEIIDID
- the LOC132044054 gene encoding uncharacterized protein LOC132044054; the protein is MSEVSVSSIKTCHCGLAPRQFTSKTPANLGRKFHKCANRDKSCGYWKWDDEDFPDGAVIVINQLRLELKAAKGSINVLNMTLDQVKIERDGLKDKVEAWEAMKNFEVNKAMKLEEKVLKMKMCIIMLCVLIVGFAFAVMTK